A DNA window from Fodinibius sp. Rm-B-1B1-1 contains the following coding sequences:
- a CDS encoding formimidoylglutamase → MSQLNPITIDTPQTADNDPRIGQLLGANINNDDTPKVVVIGFPSDKGVAINGGRTGAADAPEAIREQLYKLTPNPENYNDFVDLLGATRDVGDLNIHYEVEEDQQNLGKVLAGYVEQDIIPIILGGGHETAFGHFSGYAEAGLETAIFNLDAHADVRPLKEGKAHSGSPFRQAIEHKSECAGMYLVAGLQPHSVARSHLQYIQKSGGEYLLRDETNITSISGFFHQHENDRLMVTFDMDAVDQSQAPGVSAPCANGLPSDLWLIAAYLAGRNEQVTSFDLSEVNPRHDRDNQTAKLAALTIWNFLLGLSQR, encoded by the coding sequence ATGTCACAATTAAATCCTATTACTATTGATACTCCACAAACAGCCGATAATGATCCGCGAATCGGTCAATTGTTGGGTGCAAATATTAATAATGATGATACTCCCAAAGTGGTGGTTATAGGATTTCCCTCAGATAAAGGGGTTGCTATTAATGGCGGACGTACCGGCGCGGCAGATGCACCGGAGGCTATTCGGGAGCAGTTATATAAGCTGACGCCCAATCCCGAAAATTATAATGATTTTGTGGATTTGCTTGGTGCTACCCGAGATGTGGGGGATCTGAATATCCATTATGAAGTGGAGGAGGATCAACAGAATTTGGGTAAAGTACTGGCTGGTTATGTTGAGCAGGATATAATTCCCATCATTTTAGGCGGCGGCCACGAAACAGCCTTCGGACATTTTTCGGGATATGCTGAGGCCGGACTGGAAACAGCGATTTTTAACCTGGATGCGCATGCCGATGTGCGTCCGTTGAAAGAGGGAAAAGCACACTCTGGATCGCCCTTTCGTCAGGCGATAGAGCACAAAAGTGAATGTGCCGGAATGTACCTGGTGGCGGGATTGCAGCCCCATTCGGTAGCCCGATCGCATCTGCAATACATACAAAAGTCGGGGGGTGAATATTTGTTGCGGGATGAAACGAATATTACCTCTATTTCAGGTTTTTTTCATCAGCATGAAAACGATCGGCTGATGGTCACCTTCGATATGGACGCGGTGGATCAATCGCAGGCGCCGGGCGTAAGTGCGCCATGTGCCAATGGACTCCCATCCGATTTATGGCTGATTGCCGCGTATTTGGCAGGACGTAACGAGCAGGTAACATCTTTCGATTTATCGGAAGTTAATCCGCGCCACGACCGCGACAACCAAACAGCAAAACTGGCCGCTCTTACCATTTGGAACTTTTTGCTGGGATTAAGTCAGCGGTAA
- a CDS encoding VOC family protein codes for MAPKTMRKLEKAVAWFEIPAKKLSRAKKFYQSIFDIEMQDMEMDNDLKMTMFPVEEGGVGGAICEHKEFYTPSHEGTLVYISANPDLQKVLDKVEPNGGKVIQKKTIITDEYGYMAIIEDTEGNRIALHSNH; via the coding sequence ATGGCACCAAAAACAATGCGAAAATTAGAGAAGGCTGTAGCGTGGTTTGAAATTCCCGCGAAGAAACTAAGCAGAGCCAAAAAGTTTTATCAGTCTATTTTTGATATTGAAATGCAAGACATGGAAATGGATAATGATTTAAAGATGACCATGTTTCCGGTAGAAGAAGGTGGTGTGGGTGGAGCAATTTGTGAACACAAAGAATTTTATACTCCCAGTCACGAGGGTACGTTGGTTTACATTAGCGCCAATCCTGATCTACAGAAGGTGCTGGATAAAGTAGAACCCAACGGAGGCAAGGTTATCCAGAAGAAGACTATTATTACCGACGAGTATGGGTATATGGCCATTATCGAAGATACGGAAGGGAATCGTATAGCCTTACATTCTAATCATTAA
- a CDS encoding porin family protein, with protein sequence MISSIKKESIWLFIFMLISLVSWGQNHQGYDFRRVSVTVNGGTSLGDTNRNEYFLSSNFTTNIKDTPTFGLGVQYALTPIWSLELGYQRTQIRGLDRPFETNLNQIAFRNIINLNQLLMINQITERFNPFLTAGLGYDLYNYRSSEDEISNHNSSYNLGGGLAYKLTNTVDLFTHYDYHIGSNELDNETEGWGSDLINSLTAGIRLNFGKAKAIHPSWKPVPADLSQSDYKLFMAQVDRIDKLNAQLDQLEGRSDQNDQQHDSTIQNNRTDIDSLMVRMNNLEQQIDDLKLALGNLKGSLNPVSVNSETGKAQLLPAGNYVQIFASYNLSPAQRVRNHAVDRLNNSLSNATEKIFIIKRKNYYEVLIGVFNQFDDASNIQQIMTDFHEDAYVISFPRPVNLNIDFEGLKVVDEN encoded by the coding sequence ATGATTTCATCAATAAAGAAAGAGAGTATATGGCTTTTCATATTCATGTTGATCTCACTTGTTAGCTGGGGACAAAACCATCAAGGATACGATTTTCGTAGAGTTAGCGTAACCGTTAATGGAGGAACAAGCCTCGGTGATACCAATCGAAATGAGTATTTCTTGTCAAGTAACTTCACCACGAATATTAAAGACACCCCCACTTTTGGCCTCGGGGTGCAATACGCTTTAACCCCAATATGGTCACTTGAACTCGGCTATCAACGTACGCAAATCAGGGGACTGGACCGACCGTTTGAGACGAATCTAAACCAGATTGCGTTTCGCAATATTATCAACTTAAACCAACTGTTGATGATTAACCAGATCACCGAGCGTTTTAATCCCTTTTTAACCGCCGGTCTCGGATACGATCTCTATAATTATCGCAGTTCTGAGGACGAAATATCTAATCACAACTCCAGCTATAACCTTGGGGGCGGCTTGGCCTACAAGCTCACTAATACCGTTGACCTGTTCACCCATTACGATTATCACATTGGATCAAACGAATTGGATAACGAAACCGAAGGTTGGGGCTCTGATCTTATTAATTCATTGACTGCTGGAATTCGCCTCAACTTTGGAAAAGCCAAAGCTATTCATCCATCCTGGAAACCAGTCCCTGCCGATTTAAGTCAATCTGACTATAAACTCTTTATGGCTCAGGTTGATCGCATTGATAAACTAAATGCACAGCTTGATCAATTGGAAGGACGCAGCGATCAAAATGATCAGCAGCATGATTCAACCATTCAAAATAATCGGACGGATATTGATTCCCTGATGGTGCGCATGAATAACCTTGAACAACAAATCGATGATCTTAAATTGGCTTTGGGGAATCTTAAAGGCTCACTTAATCCCGTTTCTGTAAACTCAGAAACAGGAAAAGCCCAACTACTACCAGCCGGAAATTACGTGCAAATTTTTGCCTCATATAATTTATCGCCGGCTCAACGCGTAAGAAACCATGCCGTTGATCGGCTAAATAATTCTTTATCTAATGCTACCGAAAAGATTTTCATTATCAAACGGAAAAACTATTACGAGGTATTGATAGGGGTTTTTAACCAATTCGATGATGCCTCCAATATTCAGCAAATTATGACCGATTTTCACGAGGATGCCTATGTCATTTCATTTCCACGACCAGTGAATCTCAATATCGACTTTGAGGGATTAAAAGTGGTGGATGAAAACTAA
- a CDS encoding Mrp/NBP35 family ATP-binding protein produces the protein MAINKQQVRTALTHVMHPEMDKDLVTLDMIEDLIIQDSFITFTIDLPEKDPKLESKLKELCEDAIRKFVDENAVLDITTAVNISKFRNNEDKGEFPGQGHRKKREEKQEQGDDEVLSGVKNIIAVASGKGGVGKSTVAVNLACGLARTGAKVGLLDTDIYGPSIPTMMDAHGRPNITTKKKLIPKEKYGVRFLSMGMLVDPDQAMIWRGPMVTSAVKQFMNEVEWGELDYMVLDLPPGTGDIQLTLVQTVPLTGAVIVSTPQDVALDDARKGVAMFKKVNVPVLGMVENMAYFIPEDMPEKKYHIFGKHGVRNLAERMGTNFLGEIPLEQKVRESSDEGKPIVLGDMGTTSAQKFVELSNNVIQQLAIRNQEQDPTEKIDIKIKP, from the coding sequence ATGGCCATTAATAAGCAGCAAGTTCGCACGGCTCTAACGCATGTAATGCACCCAGAGATGGACAAGGATCTGGTTACCCTGGATATGATTGAAGATCTGATTATCCAGGATTCGTTCATCACCTTTACAATTGACCTTCCGGAAAAAGATCCCAAGCTGGAATCCAAGCTCAAGGAATTGTGCGAAGATGCTATCCGTAAGTTTGTGGATGAAAATGCTGTTTTGGATATCACCACCGCGGTCAACATTTCAAAATTCCGCAACAACGAAGATAAAGGCGAATTCCCGGGTCAGGGCCACCGCAAAAAGCGTGAAGAGAAACAAGAGCAAGGTGATGATGAGGTACTCTCAGGCGTTAAGAATATTATTGCTGTCGCTTCGGGCAAAGGCGGCGTTGGAAAATCTACGGTAGCCGTAAACCTGGCTTGCGGATTGGCCCGTACTGGTGCAAAAGTGGGCCTGCTGGATACCGATATTTACGGCCCGAGCATCCCTACCATGATGGATGCCCACGGCCGACCTAATATTACTACGAAAAAGAAACTTATCCCTAAAGAAAAATACGGCGTCCGCTTTCTGTCCATGGGTATGCTCGTCGATCCCGACCAGGCCATGATTTGGCGGGGACCTATGGTGACGAGTGCTGTTAAACAATTTATGAATGAGGTGGAATGGGGCGAACTGGATTATATGGTACTTGACTTACCTCCCGGAACCGGAGATATCCAGCTTACACTGGTACAAACCGTACCCTTAACGGGAGCGGTTATTGTTTCTACGCCACAGGACGTTGCCCTTGACGATGCCCGAAAAGGTGTCGCAATGTTTAAGAAAGTAAATGTTCCTGTGCTGGGAATGGTCGAAAATATGGCTTATTTCATTCCCGAAGATATGCCGGAGAAAAAATATCACATCTTTGGCAAGCATGGGGTTCGCAATCTTGCTGAGCGCATGGGTACGAACTTTCTTGGAGAAATCCCGCTGGAGCAAAAAGTGCGTGAAAGCAGTGACGAAGGCAAACCCATTGTGTTAGGAGATATGGGAACAACATCGGCCCAAAAATTTGTGGAGCTGTCAAATAATGTGATTCAGCAACTGGCTATCCGTAACCAGGAACAAGACCCCACAGAGAAAATCGATATCAAGATTAAGCCTTAG
- the hutI gene encoding imidazolonepropionase: MPVLTNIGFLATCIDEGAQGEIHPQKNAAIAWQDDTIQWVGQEKDLPEKYADEKVFDANGKMVVPGLIDCHTHLAFGGWRPDEFAMRVQGKSYLEIAKAGGGILSTVKETRKAPEDGLYEKASEFLKEMVKLGVTTVECKSGYGLTVEDELKTLRVYRRLAEDQELGMVSTFLGAHTIPPEYKDDREGYINLVISEMIPAVAEHNLAEFCDIFTEESAFTVEESRRILLAAKAAGLTPKLHADQLTSCGGAELAAEVEAASADHLEKISDDGIEAMAKAGVVGVTLPLASLYTQEDFLDCRRLVKGGVDVAVATDFNPGSAPSYDLPLAMMLTCNQGRLTPAEVLKGATIYAAKAIKRDYKLGSIERGKQADFAIIDAPNPDFWMYHYRGANCLGTFVKGEKLV; encoded by the coding sequence ATGCCAGTACTAACGAACATCGGATTTTTGGCAACATGTATAGATGAAGGGGCGCAGGGCGAGATCCATCCTCAAAAAAATGCAGCTATAGCCTGGCAGGATGATACTATACAATGGGTGGGGCAGGAAAAGGATCTGCCCGAAAAATATGCTGACGAAAAAGTATTTGATGCTAATGGGAAGATGGTGGTTCCGGGACTGATTGATTGCCACACGCACCTGGCTTTTGGCGGATGGCGTCCCGATGAATTTGCAATGCGGGTGCAGGGTAAAAGTTATCTCGAAATAGCAAAAGCCGGCGGTGGAATTCTTTCTACGGTGAAAGAAACCCGAAAAGCGCCCGAGGATGGGTTGTATGAAAAGGCATCTGAGTTTTTGAAAGAGATGGTCAAGCTGGGGGTAACCACTGTGGAATGCAAGAGTGGATATGGACTTACGGTGGAGGATGAGTTAAAAACATTGCGCGTATATCGTCGGTTGGCTGAGGATCAGGAGCTTGGTATGGTGTCTACTTTTCTGGGTGCCCATACTATTCCACCGGAATATAAAGATGATCGAGAGGGGTACATCAATTTAGTGATTAGCGAGATGATACCCGCGGTGGCTGAGCATAATCTGGCCGAGTTTTGTGATATTTTTACCGAGGAGTCGGCGTTTACGGTTGAGGAGTCGCGACGTATTTTGTTAGCTGCAAAAGCAGCGGGGCTGACGCCCAAGCTACATGCCGATCAGCTGACTTCATGCGGTGGGGCTGAGCTGGCAGCGGAAGTAGAGGCGGCCAGCGCGGATCACTTGGAGAAAATTTCTGATGACGGCATTGAGGCGATGGCAAAAGCTGGTGTTGTGGGCGTGACGCTGCCGCTGGCATCGCTCTACACGCAGGAAGATTTTCTGGATTGTCGCCGTTTGGTGAAAGGAGGAGTGGATGTTGCTGTGGCTACGGATTTTAATCCTGGGTCGGCGCCCAGCTATGATTTGCCACTGGCGATGATGTTAACTTGCAACCAAGGACGGTTGACCCCGGCCGAAGTGCTGAAGGGGGCGACCATTTATGCAGCTAAAGCTATAAAGCGGGATTATAAATTGGGTTCTATAGAGCGGGGAAAACAGGCAGATTTTGCCATTATTGATGCTCCAAATCCAGATTTTTGGATGTATCATTATCGAGGGGCTAACTGCTTGGGGACGTTTGTGAAGGGAGAAAAGTTAGTTTAA
- a CDS encoding calcium/sodium antiporter yields MVTTILFFIVGLVLLIAGAELLVRGASTLAARIGMTPLVIGLTVVAFGTSAPELAISMQSGLAGEDALLLGNIIGSNIFNVLFILGVSALITPLVVSKNLIKLDVPLMVGISFVLYFFAWDGLVSRLEGGILFGALVLYVGYLIYDAQKSNHSSSIEDESSQNERYSTRHWFWDGVLIVVGLALLVIGAQWLVDGAVTFAEYIGVSSLVVGLTIVAAGTSLPEVATSILASVKGQRDLAVGNIVGSNLFNIMCIIGLTATVLPNGITVQQGVIGFDLPIMIAAAIMCLPIFFTGNVISRWEGILFLGYYIAFTLYLILTATEHHLTPLFNAAMGWFVLPMTIITGIIILIKELRNRT; encoded by the coding sequence GTGGTAACAACGATACTCTTTTTCATTGTCGGACTTGTATTGCTAATAGCGGGGGCTGAATTATTGGTACGTGGGGCCTCAACTTTGGCGGCGCGGATAGGAATGACACCCCTCGTTATTGGATTAACGGTGGTAGCCTTTGGCACAAGTGCCCCCGAATTGGCTATCAGTATGCAGTCGGGCCTTGCAGGAGAAGACGCCCTGCTTTTAGGTAATATTATTGGCAGTAATATTTTTAATGTACTCTTTATTTTGGGGGTATCAGCATTGATTACGCCATTGGTTGTCTCAAAAAATCTCATCAAGCTCGATGTGCCATTGATGGTTGGGATCTCGTTTGTGCTGTACTTTTTTGCTTGGGATGGGTTGGTGAGTCGGTTGGAAGGAGGTATCCTTTTTGGGGCTTTGGTTCTGTACGTGGGGTATCTGATTTATGATGCTCAGAAGTCAAATCATTCGTCTTCCATAGAGGATGAATCGTCACAAAATGAAAGATATTCAACTCGTCACTGGTTTTGGGATGGCGTTCTTATTGTTGTGGGATTAGCTTTATTAGTTATAGGAGCTCAATGGCTGGTTGATGGAGCAGTCACCTTTGCCGAATACATCGGAGTGAGCAGCTTGGTAGTGGGGTTGACTATTGTAGCAGCGGGTACGTCTCTTCCAGAGGTGGCAACGTCGATATTGGCAAGTGTTAAGGGGCAACGCGATTTAGCCGTAGGTAATATTGTGGGCAGTAACCTGTTTAATATCATGTGTATTATTGGCCTTACAGCCACGGTTTTGCCCAATGGAATTACTGTGCAGCAGGGCGTTATTGGGTTTGACCTCCCCATAATGATTGCCGCCGCTATAATGTGTCTGCCCATCTTTTTTACCGGCAATGTGATTAGCCGCTGGGAGGGGATCCTCTTTTTGGGATATTACATTGCCTTTACCTTATATTTAATTTTAACGGCAACCGAGCACCATTTGACTCCTTTGTTTAATGCCGCAATGGGATGGTTTGTGCTACCCATGACAATTATTACCGGTATCATAATCCTTATTAAAGAACTTAGAAACAGAACATAA
- a CDS encoding SRPBCC family protein, translating to MYIFRQEQILDTSADQLWQFISHPANLNEITPPELDFTIISDVPDKMYNGMLVEYDVKLPLLGHSEWVTEIKHVVPGKEFVDEQRIGPYRFWYHHHKIEEAQSGVKMIDQVSYVPPYGILGKVVNRLLIRNKLRDIFDYRKQVLHQRYNYRKAEMEQGDMKNPQRF from the coding sequence ATGTATATATTTCGGCAAGAGCAGATATTAGATACGTCAGCAGATCAGCTTTGGCAGTTTATATCTCATCCGGCAAATCTAAATGAGATTACACCCCCGGAATTGGATTTTACGATTATCAGTGATGTTCCGGATAAAATGTATAATGGTATGTTGGTTGAATATGATGTGAAGCTTCCACTGCTGGGGCATTCGGAATGGGTGACCGAAATCAAGCATGTTGTTCCTGGAAAAGAGTTTGTTGATGAGCAGCGGATTGGTCCGTATCGTTTTTGGTATCACCACCACAAAATAGAAGAAGCTCAGTCAGGGGTAAAAATGATTGATCAAGTAAGCTATGTACCACCCTATGGTATATTAGGCAAGGTGGTAAATAGATTGCTGATCAGAAATAAGCTGCGCGATATTTTTGACTACCGAAAACAAGTACTACACCAACGGTATAATTATAGGAAAGCAGAAATGGAACAAGGGGATATGAAAAACCCGCAAAGGTTTTAA